One region of Trichosurus vulpecula isolate mTriVul1 chromosome 1, mTriVul1.pri, whole genome shotgun sequence genomic DNA includes:
- the MYC gene encoding myc proto-oncogene protein has product MPLSASSPSKTYDYDYDSVQPYFYFEEEENFYQQQQHSELQPPAPSEDIWKKFELLPTPPLSPSRRSSLSSSSSSAGGGGGGGGGGGSVPSTADQLEMVTELLGGDMVNQSFICDPDDESFVKSIIIHDCMWSGFSAAAKLVSEKLASYQATRKDSSWAPRHSAPPTHSLYLQDMHTAASECIDPSVVFPYPLSESSSPKRCTSPVSSSSFSSSSTSSPMMSSVASSPRSSPEPLALCEDTPPTTSSSSSSSSSSSSSDSEEEQEDEEEIDVVTVEKRQPSTRRSESGSHTAGGHSKPPHSPLVLKRCHVPTHQHNYAAPPSTKKDYPSAKRIKLDSGRILKQISNNRKCASPRSSDTEENDKRRTHNVLERQRRNELKLSFFALRDQIPELENNEKAPKVVILKKATAYIISIQAEEEKLSTESELLRKEQLQLKLKLERLQNSCA; this is encoded by the exons ATGCCCCTCAGTGCCAGCTCCCCTAGCAAAACCTACGACTACGATTATGATTCGGTGCAGCCCTATTTCTACTTCGAGGAAGAGGAGAACTtctaccagcagcagcagcacagcGAGCTGCAACCGCCGGCTCCCAGCGAGGATATCTGGAAGAAGTTTGAGCTGCTGCCCACGCCTCCCCTGTCTCCGAGCCGCCGCTCCAGCCTCTCTTCCTCGTCCTCATCCGCCGGCGGCGGGGGTGGAGGCGGAGGAGGAGGCGGCTCGGTGCCGTCCACGGCCGACCAGCTGGAGATGGTGACCGAGCTGCTCGGGGGGGACATGGTCAACCAGAGTTTCATCTGCGACCCCGACGACGAGTCCTTCGTCAAGTCCATCATCATTCACGACTGCATGTGGAGCGGCTTCTCGGCTGCCGCCAAGCTGGTTTCTGAAAAGCTTGCGTCCTACCAGGCGACTCGCAAAGACAGCTCCTGGGCCCCTCGGCACAGCGCGCCCCCGACGCACAGCCTCTATTTGCAAGACATGCACACCGCGGCCTCCGAGTGCATCGACCCCTCCGTGGTCTTCCCCTACCCGCTCAGCGAAAGCAGCTCGCCCAAGCGATGCACCTCCCcggtctcctcttcctccttctcctcgtcctccacctcctcccccatgaTGTCGTCCGTGGCCTCCTCCCCCCGGTCCAGCCCAGAGCCTCTGGCGCTCTGCGAGGACACACCGCCCACcacaagcagcagcagcagtagcagcagcagcagcagcagcagcgactCTG AAGAAGAgcaagaggatgaggaagagatcGATGTTGTTACCGTGGAAAAGAGGCAGCCATCTACGAGAAGATCAGAATCGGGCTCCCATACAGCTGGAGGCCACAGTAAACCTCCCCACAGCCCCCTAGTCCTGAAGAGGTGTCACGTCCCCACGCACCAGCACAACTATGCTGCACCCCCCTCCACAAAGAAAGACTATCCCTCTGCTAAGAGGATTAAGTTGGACAGTGGCAGAATCCTCAAACAAATTAGCAACAACCGAAAATGTGCCAGCCCCAGGTCCTCGGACACTGAGGAGAACGACAAGAGGAGGACACACAACGTCTTAGAGCGCCAGCGGAGGAACGAACTTAAGTTAAGCTTCTTCGCCTTGCGAGACCAGATCCCCGAGTTAGAGAACAATGAGAAGGCGCCCAAAGTTGTCATCCTCAAAAAGGCCACGGCTTACATCATATCTATCCAGGCAGAGGAGGAAAAATTGTCCACAGAGAGTGAGCTGTTGAGGAAAGAACAACTTCAGTTGAAACTCAAACTTGAACGGCTGCAGAACTCTTGTGCATAA